Part of the Bacillus andreraoultii genome is shown below.
CGAGACTTTGCTAATTTTGTTAATAAAGGTGGTAACCCTCTCTTCCATTCCAATATTCGTAGTCATATAAAGGGGTCACGAATCAATAGAGGGATAAAACATACATTGGAAAATGAACCAGAGAAATTTTGGTTTTATAATAATGGTATTACAATTGTTTGCTATGATTTCTGGCAAAAAAGTGGACAGCTCTTTGTTCAAGCTCCTCAAATTGTCAATGGATGCCAAACAGCAAAAACTATTGGTGATTTTTTTAAAACCAAAACAGTTAAGGAAGTAGAACAACTTGAAAAAGAAGGATATTTACTAATTAAAGTTATACGTACCAGAAAAAACGTGAGTGATAAGGACAAAAAAGCATTACGTGATAATATAACACGTTATACTAACAGTCAAAATGCAGTTAAAGGTATGGACTTCTATGCTCTTGATGAATTTCAACAACAGTTGAAACAACGATTTAAACAATTGAGCTATTTTTATGAAATACAAAGAGGTTCTTTTATTGCAAAATCTCCTGCTGAAAAAGCTTCATATATAGGAGATGAAAGGTATAATTATTTGCTGGACAATGTAAAAAATAAGAACAAATTTGTATTACCTGCTAAAGAGGTAATTCAATCCTATACAGCAGGCATTATCCAATGGCCCCATATTGCTTATGGGAAGGCAAATGAATTAACGCCTAATGGTGCTAAATGGCAGGATATTATGAATGACGATACTAAAAATCTGCCTTTGGAACACTTTTTATTTCCATATTTAGTTTTAAAATATGCAAAAGAAACATTGAAATATAAAGCCGGTCCAAATGATTTTAGGAAAAACTCTGCCTTCTTATTTGTTTCTACGTATTATTTGTTTTTATTGTCCTTATACAACCAAGTAAATAATAGTGAATATGAGTCCCCGATAGATATTGATATAAGCATCTATATATCAATTTTCTCAAATAAGGATATGAATCAAAGGATTATGCACAACATACATGAAATACTGAAAAGCTTTTTCCGTGATAGCCAAGTCAAATCAGAAATTGGAGATAATCTTCGTGGCTTTTTACAAAATAAGGTACATCGTCCAAAAAATTGGAATGTATTAAATCAAAAAGTTGAACAACAAATTGAGGATTTGGAAATGTCAATTGAAGAAGAAGAAATAGAATTACTTAAAGATCTATCACAGTTAATGAACTAACAAAATAGAGTGATTTAGCGTATTACAATAAGGATCCCTACGCCCAAAAGAATATTGTATTACAGGATAATCCAATAGATACTCTCTACTAATATGACATATTGGATAGGTTAGACTTAGTTGGACAGATTCGTCAAAAGATATTAATTACTGTACATTGTGATCACCAAAGTTTCCAAATATTATTTTCTAAATAAAGATATAGTGCTACTCAGGAATAGATATTTCTTATAAGCGTTTTGGACAATTAACAATGACCATTTGAACTTTTGCAATTAAGTCAGGTATGGTTGTAAAAATAATCTGTATTAATTAAATTGAAGGACAAAGTAGATAAAGATGCTAACTAACTGTCACAAAGAGTTTTATAATTTATTTGATAATTTTAAAACAATTCAGAGGAACTCTAAAGTGTTGTTTAGGGTTCTCTTTTTATCAATGAAAGGAACAAAATGGATAAAGAACAAAGAGTATTAAAAGAATTTCTAGAACAACAATTAGAATGGACTAAGGAACAGGCATATATCCTAGACCAAATAAATGAAAAGCTCCATCAAATGAAAAGGATTGCTGTGTATGCGGTCGAGCATAATTTATCAGATTATGAAATCAACGAACTGAATACAAAATTAGATATATTGAAACAAGAAGTACATATGCTAGAAAAACAGATGCATGGTACTGTTCATTAGGACGAAAATTGGTATGCAATGATAATAGAAATGTACTTCTAAATTAAATTATGCACTTTCTTTGTCTTCTTTTAGTTCAGGCTGAATATAAGGCCGTTTGCTCTTCATTATTGAAAATACAATATTCACTAGCCTCCGCTCCACATACACCATCGCTTGTTTCTTTTCCGTCCTTCACATTTCTTTTTATAATACTCATGCATAATAGGGTTTACCTCTTTTCTAATTTGTGTCAAGGCCAGTGAATAGAAGGCTGAGTTTAGTTCACGGTTATCACGTGTATTTGAAAATTTTTTTGAAGTTTCTCCAGAACTATATTCAACAGGAGCAATGCCTGCGAACTTAGCTAGTTTTCCACTATTTGAAAATCGATTAATGTCCCCTATGTAGGCAATCAGGGTAGCAGCTACTATAGTATCGATACCCGGTATTGTTTTAAGT
Proteins encoded:
- a CDS encoding AIPR family protein translates to MTLTKEVKSQRNYEKVLAQRIEQSIEEYIKENKKNESKVEVGNLFCEWVLYNIFELREDEVLNAVEVSGRFDNGIDAIFDYNGEICVIQTKYNNSHNIDAIQRFISDCKRLANEAPDSDRATVQELMAKVREAYQKHETINCYYVTNNSIIDWHKTNIKSELSTLGDDFNSLKFEFIDFDGILEKFQIKDGQLPREIRDATIPITIQENFEKFDTTVAMVRLRDFANFVNKGGNPLFHSNIRSHIKGSRINRGIKHTLENEPEKFWFYNNGITIVCYDFWQKSGQLFVQAPQIVNGCQTAKTIGDFFKTKTVKEVEQLEKEGYLLIKVIRTRKNVSDKDKKALRDNITRYTNSQNAVKGMDFYALDEFQQQLKQRFKQLSYFYEIQRGSFIAKSPAEKASYIGDERYNYLLDNVKNKNKFVLPAKEVIQSYTAGIIQWPHIAYGKANELTPNGAKWQDIMNDDTKNLPLEHFLFPYLVLKYAKETLKYKAGPNDFRKNSAFLFVSTYYLFLLSLYNQVNNSEYESPIDIDISIYISIFSNKDMNQRIMHNIHEILKSFFRDSQVKSEIGDNLRGFLQNKVHRPKNWNVLNQKVEQQIEDLEMSIEEEEIELLKDLSQLMN